In bacterium, the following are encoded in one genomic region:
- a CDS encoding type II toxin-antitoxin system Phd/YefM family antitoxin, protein MYIINLKNIIPLTDFRNNVRKYLQELSVHKQPIVLTQHGKSAAVILDAERYQEMQDQMDFMRKVVTGLEEQGQDRMVSLEQVSNDIDLILS, encoded by the coding sequence ATGTACATAATTAATTTAAAAAACATCATCCCATTGACAGATTTCCGCAACAATGTGAGAAAATACCTACAGGAACTCAGCGTCCATAAACAGCCGATCGTTCTGACTCAACATGGCAAAAGCGCTGCGGTGATCCTGGATGCTGAAAGATATCAGGAGATGCAGGATCAGATGGATTTCATGCGCAAGGTGGTGACAGGGTTGGAAGAGCAGGGCCAGGATCGTATGGTTTCGCTGGAGCAAGTGTCCAATGATATTGATCTCATTTTAAGCTGA
- a CDS encoding type II toxin-antitoxin system RelE/ParE family toxin, with product MKIVITESAAKELAAIIETSATDRSHPCSRSAEEWKRLLQQPAQEPAKGRMVPEFADERFREIIAGPCRMVYTTDSDQDLVTLVAVHLCRPAAECPIQVPDRRHPILR from the coding sequence ATGAAAATTGTTATCACCGAGAGCGCGGCTAAAGAACTAGCCGCCATAATCGAGACGTCCGCAACAGACCGGTCACACCCCTGTTCCCGCTCAGCGGAGGAGTGGAAAAGACTGCTGCAGCAACCGGCCCAGGAGCCGGCCAAGGGCAGGATGGTGCCCGAGTTTGCGGATGAACGCTTTCGCGAGATTATCGCCGGTCCCTGCCGCATGGTCTATACGACGGATTCTGATCAAGACTTGGTCACCTTGGTCGCTGTCCACCTTTGCCGACCGGCTGCAGAGTGCCCCATTCAGGTTCCCGATCGCCGGCATCCTATATTGAGATGA